One Littorina saxatilis isolate snail1 linkage group LG10, US_GU_Lsax_2.0, whole genome shotgun sequence DNA window includes the following coding sequences:
- the LOC138978320 gene encoding peptidyl-prolyl cis-trans isomerase H-like: protein MALQKEDQNNPVVFFDIAIGNTEVGRIKFELFTHLVPKTAENFRQFCTGEYRKDGVPVGYKGCLFHRVIKDFMVQGGDFVNGDGTGLTSTYGGRPFADENFRKKHTGPGILSMANSGKDTNGCQFFITCAKCDFLDDKHVVFGRVIDGLLVLRKIENVPTGPNNKPKIPIVISQCGEM from the exons ATGGCGTTGCAGAAGGAAGATCAAAACAATCCGGTTGTTTTCTTTGATATTGCCATCGGCAACACT GAGGTGGGTCGAATCAAATTTGAGCTTTTTACCCATTTGGTCCCCAAAACAGCAGAGAATTTCAG ACAGTTTTGCACGGGAGAGTACAGAAAAGATGGAGTGCCAGTTGGTTACAAAGGGTGCTTGTTTCACAG GGTTATCAAAGACTTCATGGTGCAAGGAGGAGATTTTGTGAAT GGTGATGGCACAGGATTGACCAGCACGTACGGTGGACGGCCATTTGCAGATGAGAATTTCAGGAAAAAGCACACTGGCCCCGGAATTCTAAGCATG GCTAACAGTGGCAAAGACACCAACGGTTGCCAGTTCTTCATCACATGCGCAAAGTGCGACTTCTTGGATGACAAGCATGTTGTCTTTG gtcgAGTCATAGACGGCCTCCTTGTGTTGAGAAAAATTGAAAATGTTCCCACTGGACCCAACAACAAACCCAAAATACCTATTGTCATTTCTCAGTGTGGAGAGATGTGA